In a single window of the Bacteroidota bacterium genome:
- the hppD gene encoding 4-hydroxyphenylpyruvate dioxygenase encodes MTTHTEPINKLQELHKNGFPDFLPLNGTDYVEFYVGNAKQSAYYYQSAWGFELVAYAGLETGVKDRASYVLQQGKIRLVLTTSFDPNSEITKHVATHGDGVKVLALWVDDAEKSFNETVKRGAKPFSPPQTMKDEFGEVKVASIHTYGETLHTFVERKNYKGAFLPGYKPAKSILKTSPVGLKVVDHCVGNVELGQMNEWVKFYEEAMGFKLLITFDDKDISTEFTALMSKVVSNGNGYVKFPINEPAKGKKKSQIDEYLEFYKGSGVQHIALLTEDIISTVTELRKRGVDFLYVPETYYDDLFARVGKIDEDVEQIKKLNILVDRDEEGYLLQLFTKPVEDRPTVFYEIIQRKGAKSFGKGNFKALFEAIEREQEQRGTL; translated from the coding sequence TAGAATTTTATGTAGGCAATGCAAAGCAGTCGGCTTATTACTACCAATCGGCATGGGGATTTGAACTCGTGGCTTACGCTGGATTGGAAACAGGCGTGAAAGACCGCGCTTCGTATGTGCTTCAGCAGGGAAAAATCCGATTAGTGCTCACTACTTCCTTTGACCCGAACAGCGAAATCACCAAGCATGTTGCAACCCATGGCGATGGAGTGAAAGTGCTTGCGCTATGGGTGGATGATGCCGAAAAATCTTTTAACGAAACAGTGAAGCGCGGAGCAAAACCATTTTCTCCTCCGCAAACAATGAAGGACGAATTCGGAGAAGTGAAAGTTGCCAGTATTCATACTTATGGTGAAACCCTGCACACATTCGTTGAAAGAAAAAATTATAAAGGAGCATTTCTTCCGGGATATAAACCCGCGAAATCAATTTTGAAAACTTCTCCTGTCGGATTGAAAGTGGTGGATCATTGCGTGGGAAATGTTGAACTCGGACAAATGAACGAGTGGGTGAAATTTTATGAAGAGGCAATGGGCTTCAAACTTCTCATCACGTTTGATGATAAAGATATTTCTACAGAATTCACCGCACTGATGAGCAAAGTGGTTTCAAACGGAAACGGCTATGTGAAATTCCCCATCAACGAGCCCGCAAAAGGAAAAAAGAAATCTCAGATTGATGAGTACCTTGAGTTTTATAAAGGTTCGGGCGTGCAGCACATTGCACTTCTCACGGAAGATATTATTTCAACCGTAACCGAACTTCGCAAACGCGGAGTGGATTTCCTCTATGTACCCGAAACCTATTATGACGATTTATTCGCGCGCGTGGGAAAAATTGACGAAGACGTTGAACAGATAAAAAAACTAAACATTCTCGTTGACCGTGATGAAGAAGGATATTTGCTTCAGCTATTCACAAAACCGGTGGAAGATCGCCCAACAGTTTTTTATGAGATCATTCAGCGCAAAGGAGCGAAAAGTTTCGGCAAAGGAAATTTCAAAGCATTGTTTGAGGCGATTGAAAGAGAACAGGAACAAAGAGGAACTTTGTAA